tacattttggagaaattagtgaaatctccaattaaccaaaggggtacccctttcagaaatgttcgatttctataatatgaattcgaacAACGTTTTGaaggtgaataataaagaatctccgagggtcatgggcacaaaacttgtagccctatgtcttagagttctatgtataaaattccgCGCATattcaaggtgtgtagagggtgatacggtcaaaatacgtcgagatgtccgaatatacggaaaaaacttgctaaaattgccatcgaaaaggggaaaaaattttcaaatgtggaattaaggctccgtttcaactccaatagatgcatttacccatgatatgtgttggggaaaaatatcgaatgagttgaacacgagtgtaatacattttggagaaattagtgaaatctccaactcaccaaaggggtacccctttcagaaaagttcaatttctataatatgaattcgagcaacgttttgaagGTGATTACTAAGGAATCtccgtgggtcatgggcacagaagttgtagacctatgtcttaggcttcaaTGTATAAAATTCCGTGCatattcgaggtgtgtagagggtgatacggtcaaaatacgttgagatgtacgaatataaggcaaaaactttcgaaaattgccatcgaaatggggaaaaaaaattaaaatgtggAATTAAAGCTCATTTTCAACTcaaatagatgcatttacccatgatatgtgtggggtaaaaatatcgaacgagttgaacttgagtgtaatacaattcggagaaattagtgaaatctccaattcaccaaaggggtaccgctttcataaaagttcgatttctataatatgaattcgagcaacgttttgaaggtgaatactaaagaatatccgagggtcatgggcacaaaagttgtagccctatgtcttaggcttcaatgtataaaatttcgtgcatattcGAGGTGAGTAgggggtgatacggtcaaaatacgtcgagatgtacgaatataaggcaaaaacttgcgaaaattgccatcgaaaagaggaaaaaaatttcaaatgtgaACTTAAAGCTcattttcaactccaatagatgcatttacccatgatatgtgtttggtaaaaatatcgaacgagttgaacacgagtctaaaacatttcggagaaattagtgaaatctccaattcaccaaaggggtacccctttcagaaaagttcgatttctataatatgaattggagcaacgttttgaaagtgaatactatggaatctccgaggttcatgggcacaaaagttatagccctatgtcttagacttCAATGTATAAATTTTTGTGCTTATTCGATttttgtagagggtgatacggtcaaaatacagagagatgtaggaatataaggcaaaaacttgcgaaaattaccatcaaaaaggggaaatttttctCAAATATGGAATTaaagctccgtttcaactccaatagttgcatttacccatgatatgtgtgggggaaaaatatcaaaagagttgaacacgagcgtaatacatttcggagaaattagtgaaatctccagttcaccaaaggggtacccctttcagaaaagtttgatatctataatatgaattggagcaatgttttgaaagtgaatactatggaatatccgaggttcatgggcacaaaatttatagccctatgtcttaggcttcaatgtataaaattttgtgcatattcgaggtttgtagagggtgatacggtcaaaatacgtcgagatgtacgaatataaggcaaaaactttcgaaaattgccatcgaaaaggggaaaaaATTTAATATGTGGAATTAAAGCTcattttcaactccaatagatgcctTTACCCATGATATGTGTGGGGTAAAATTATCGAACGAATTGAAAATGAgtgtaatacaattcggagaaattagtgaaatctccaattcaccaaaggggtacccctttcataaaagttcgatttctataatatgaattcgagcaacgttttgaaggtgaatactaaagaatatccgagagtcatgggcacaaaagttgtatccctatgtcttaggcttcagTGTATAAAATTCCCTGCatattcgaggtgtgtagagggtgatacggtcaaaatacatcgagatgtacgaatataaggcaaaaacttgcgaaaattgccatcgaaaagtggaaatatttttcaaatgtggaatgaaagctccgtttcaactccaatagatgcatttacccatgatatgtgtggggtaaaaatatcgaacgagttgaacacgagtgaaaaacatttcggagaaattagtgaaatctccaattcagcaaaggggtacccctttcagaaaagttcgatttctataatatgaattggagcaacgTTTTGAAGGTGAATACTATGGAATCtccgagggccatgggcacaaaagttgtagccctatgtcttaggcttcaaTGTAAAAAATTCCGTGCATATTCGAGCTGTGTagggggtgatacagtcaaaatacgtcgagatgtacgaatataaggcaaaaacttgcgtaaattgccatcaaaaagggaaaaaaaatttaaatgtgAAATTAAAGCTcattttcaactccaatagatgcatttacccatgatatgaGTGGgttaaaaatatcgaacgagttgaacacgagtgtaatacaattcagagaaattagtgaaatctccaattcaccaaaggggaacccctttcataAAAGTTcaatttctataatatgaattcgagcaacgttttgaagGTGAACACTAAAGaatatccgagggtcatgggcacaaaagttgtagccctatgtcttaggcttcaaTGTATAAAATTCCCTGCATATTCgcagtgtgtagagggtgatacggtcaaaatacatcaagatgtccgaatataaggcaaaaacttgcgaaaattgccatggaaaaggggaaatttttttcaaacgTGGAATTgaagctccgtttcaactccaatagatgcatttgcccATGATATTGGTGGggtaaaaatatcgaatgagttgaacacgagtgtatacttttcggagaaattagtgaaatctccaattcaccaaaggggtacccatttcagaaaagtttgatttctataatatgaatttgagcaacgTTTTGAAGGTGAATACTAGAGAATatccgagggtcatggtcacaaaagttgtaaccctatgtcttaggcttctatgtataaaattccaTGCATATTCAAggagtgtagagggtgatacggtcaatatACGTCTAGATGTCCGAATATAATgcaaaaccttgcgaaaattgccatcgaaaatgggaaagtttttttcaaatgtggaattaaagctctgtttcaactccaatagatgcatttacccatgatatgtgtggggtaaaaatatcgaacgagttgaacacgagcgtaatacatttcggagaaattagtgaaatctccaattcaccaaaggggtaccccttttagaaatgttcgatttctataatatgaattcgagcaacgttttgaagGTGAATACTAAAGAATCACCAAGGGTCTTGGGAACAAAAGTTTTATctctatgtcttaggcttctatgtataaaatttcgtgcatatttgaggtgtgtagagggtgataaggtcaaaatactgagagatgtacgaatataaggcaaaaacttgccaaaattgccatcgaaaaggtgaaaaaaatttcaaatgtggaattaaagctccgtttcaactccaatggaTGCATATACCCATGATATGTGTTGgcaaaaaatatcgaacgagttcaacacgagtgtcatacatttcgaagaaataagtgaaatctccaattcaccaaagggggtacccctttccgaaaattttgatttctataatatgaattcgagcaacgttttgaaagtaaatactaaggaatctcagaggttcatgggcacaaaggTTGAAGcactatgtcttaggcttctatgtgtaaaatttcgtgcaatttcgaggtgtgtagaaggtgatacggtgaaaatattgagagatgtacgaatataaggcaaaaacttgcgaaGATTGCCATCGAAAcggggaaatttttttcaaatgttgagtTAATGATCCGTTTGAACTCctatagatgcatttacccatgatatgtgttgggggaaaatatcgaacgagttgaacatgagtgtagtacattttggagaaattagatAAAATCTttaattcaccaaagtggtacccctttcagaaatgtttgatttctataatatgaattcgagcaacgttttgaagGTGAATATTAAGGAATCTCCGAGGGTCATGgacacaaaagttgtagccctatgtcttaggcttctatgtatacaGTTTGGTGCTTattcaaggtgtgtagagggtgatacggtcaaaatactgagagatgtaagaatataagtcaaaaacttgcaaaaattgccatcgtagaggggaattttttttcaaatgtagaattaaagctctgtttcaactccaatagatgcatttaccatgatatgtgttggggaaaaatatcgaacgagttgaacacgagtgtaatacatttcggagaaattagtgaaatctccaattcaccaaaggggtacccctttcagaaaagttcgatttctataatatgaattggagcaacgTTTTGAaggtgaatactaaagaatatccgagggtcatgggcacaaaagttgtaaccctatgtcttaggcttcaaTGTATAAAATTCCCTTCatattcgaggtgtgtagaggatgataTGGTCAAAATACgtcgagatgtccgaatataaggcaaaaacttgcgaaaattgccatcgaaaaggggaaatttttttcaaatgttgaattaacgctccgtttcaactccaatagatgcatttacccatgatatgtgttggggaaaaatattgaaggagttgaacacgagtgtaatacatttcagagaaattagtgaaatctccaattcaccaaaggggtaccccttttagaaaagttcgatttctataatatgaattcaagcaacgTATTGAATGTGAATACTAAGTAATCTccttgggtcatgggcacaaaagttgtagccctatgtcttaggcttttatgtataatatttcgtgcatattcgaggtgtctagagggtgatacggtcaaaatactgagagatgtaagaatataaagcaaaaacttgcgaaaattgccatcgaaaaggggaaatttttttaaaatgtggaATTAAAGctctgtttcaactccaatagatgcatttacccatgttatgtgttggggaaaaatatcaaacgagttgaacacgagtgtaatacttttcggagaaattagtgaaatctccaattcaccataggggtacccctttcagaaaagttCAATTTCtttaatatgaattcgagcaatgttttgaaagtgaatactaaggaatctcctagtgtcatgggcacaaaatttgtagcacTATGTCTTAGtcttctatgtgtaaaatttcgtgcaaattcgaggtgtgtagagggtgatacggtcaaaatattgagagatgtacgaatataaggcaagaCTTGCGAAGATTGCCAtcgaaaaagggaatttttttacaaatgttgagttaaggctccgtttgaactccaatagatgcatttacccatgatatgtcttgagggaaaatatcgaacgagttgaacacgagtgtaataaatttcggagaaattagtgaaatctccaattcaccaaaggggttcccctttcagaAAAGTTTGATTTCTATAATATtatttcgagcaatgttttgaaagtgaatactaaggaatctcCAATGGTCATGAGCTCAAAATTTGTAGcactatgtcttaggcttctatgtgtaaaatttcgtacaaattcGAGGTATGTAGAGGGTGATGCAGTCAAAATATTgacagatgtacgaatataaggcaaaactTGCGAagattgccatcgaaaaggggaaaaaattttcaaatgttgagtttaggctccgtttcaactccaatagatgcatttacccatgatatatcttggggaaaaatattgaacgagttgaacacgagtgtaataaatttcggagaaattagtgaactctccaattcaccaaaggggtacccctttcagaaaagtttgatttctataatatgaattcgagcaatgttttgaaagtgaatactaaggaatctgCAAAGGTCATGGCTACGAatgttttagccctatgtcttaggcttctatgtataaaatttcgtgcaattttgACGTGTGAGGAGGTTGATACGACCAAAATACTACgatatgtacgaatataaggcaaaaacttacgaaaattgccattgaaaagtggaaaaattttcaaatgtggacttaaggctccatttcaactccaatagattcatttacccatcgGACACGTGCTATTTCGTGCAATGTCCCATTCAtaatcggacacgtgatgtctgatcaGCACGTTTATATTTCGTGTCCAAGAATTTAGGGATAAacggacatgtaatgtctgatCTCGCATgtttatatataacgtatccaggtttataaatgTTCCTGAAAATGGCAGATCTCCAGCGTACCCTGAACTGATCATAGCGTCAGTTGGCACCTCGGATGCTGTGCTTCATATGTGTCTCCAGCTCGTGTCTTATTGCTTTTTCTAGGGAGTCGCACTGTCCTCGTAGAGGAAATATGAAGTTGTAGATCTTCCAGTATTGTTCCTGGCCAGCCAGTTGTACTCGAGCTGCCTAAAAGGCCTGGGCTGAATACGAGGACGTACAAATTCATATCAAAATGTgtaaaatcaaatctaaacattattgggtgatatttgggagttacaatattgtaactgattttgtaactccaaaatatgttacattttgGGCACTCACATGTGtcaaattttgtaactctcaatcatatgttacaaggtgtaacaaatcacattttgctacattatttaatctaatattatattatataaaataatataacaacaaaTTATATTAGTCGATGTTACAATACAAGGGAAACGAAGATATCATCCACCTTGATGGTACAAACTTTCGAGAATGTCAAATTCTATACGACCTTAAAGTAGGGTGATTTTATTCATCATATTAAAACATTATTACaaatatcatcatctatagtagGAAGAAAGATGATAAAAAGGGaaacattattaaaaatatcACCCACTTAATCATTAGCAGATTGATATCACATCGTAGCAGCTGTGTTTTCAAAGCTTTCTTCACTCATCGTTGTGGCTACATTCAGCAAGAGTCCCATGTCGGCTTTCACTTGTGCAACCGTGGACACAATGCGTGGAGAATAGTCTTGATTTTGCAATTGAACTGATGCAGTAAATTTCCCATCTTTAGATTGCTGGATTGCTTTGGAAAGATCTTGCCATTTATTCTCATAGCTGATAATATCACCTCTTGGGAAAAACCCTCCCTCAAAGCCTTTCTGCTCCAGTTGTGTCTGAATATATTTGAATCTACCGGCCTCCGCAACCATCTGGATAACAACTAGAAGATTTTGACGAAGCTCGTCTGTTGGGTCCTTGCTATCAAATTTTTTAAATACATCTAGGGATAGGTCTAATGCCTTGAATCCCAACCTAGTATTCTCCCTGTTTCCTAAGGTATCATAATTAGTCACGAGATTAACGTCAACCTTTTTGGTACATTGATTGAAAAGTAAAGTTTTTGAATTGGTAGGAGCTTCTTTAAAGAAGTAGCAACGTTTTTCTGCATCAGCTTGATAGGCCACCACATATGAGTTCAGAGCATATATTGCAAATGTAATGGAGACACTTGGATTGAAAAGTCTCACATAGACAAATTGTTTGTCTCGTACCGCTGCCGATTTTGTGCGCAGCACTGGAATGTCGTAGCTCTCGGTCCCACTTTTCAATTCTCTTCGTAGAGATTGCATGAACAACTGGTAAAATCCCACGCTCGCGTCTTTGAATGTAGTGTTGAAAGTAGCAGTGCCGTAGCTTGCTGTCGTCGGGAGCACACTTGCCCATCCGAGTGCAATGCTCCAGCAGCATAGCCATGTTGCCACCACAACCTGCACCATCTTGCGTAAAATCTAGCTTTATTGCTAATACATGAATCAActaaactcatatatatatatatatattgtatatgccATCGTccccaagaaaaagaaaagaaaaaaaactgaaaaaaggTAGGTGGGCATAAAAATCATGTTTATATTTTACGCCAACACATTTCTCACAAGGTAGTTGGATTAGGATTTGGATTTTAGGTGGCTTAATAAGAGCCATGAACAAGATTCGTGGTCTTATCCTGATATAGCCGACATAAAtatatcattttattttatttgtcttttgtCTTTTGCTTTTGTCTTTTTTTTCATTGTCGATTATTTTTATGTGGTTGAGTCTTTTAAGAGAGCTAGTTCACGAGTTACTCTTGTTATATTAAGCTTTGTGAGAAACTTGGTTTGAGTTACAATTTTGGCAGTGTTTTGGCATGTACCAAAGAAGTTATCGTCCCTATGAAGGGTTACTGTTACATATTTTCCACTGTATACATTTTTGTTTAACAAGgaatataatataataaaggTCGAACTCACAAAGACTGTTACTAAGTGAGAACATTAATCCTAATATTTTATTTGGTTAACGATAATTTGATTATAAAAATTAAGTAAAATTATTGAAATAAGAACATAATTGCagtaataaaagataataaaggaaatagaattcaataattaaatgaattagaGAAATCAACTTCTTCTACCATCCACTTTATATTTCAGTAatacaaattataaaatttaattcTCTCTCGTGATAACTGGTCAACAAAAGTAatttatattcttactaggataTACAAGTCTCAACCTTAtgtaaattttctacatctctatgataaatGAACATAAGACAAGCATTAAGCAGGACAACCCTTAAGCTACACAGACCAaataggtactctcgtcctataatgaaatctatgtttattcaattacagcataatcaattctcacttctcagatttcgaatcaaaatcatataaatcatgtaatagATGGCCAGTCAATCACAAGCATTATTAAACATAAATTTGAATAGATCACaagataaaatataaatcataaaacttgcattaattcaaaataaagtttcaggagaacccattaacaccctagaaaagagtttagttcatgaaagaattcataataaccatagaagaattAAAAAAGCATCCAAATTAcagaaattaaaagttgaaagaaaaaaaactatgaTAAGTTCTttgattccacttgcaatcctccaCAATGTGCTTCTATCCGTCTCCTAGGGTTAATCTCCTCTTAAAAAGGTCATTAAGAAAGATTTTATAGTCCCTAATTAATCATGtgcgaaaggacaaaattgccctttgAAAAATGCCCTAAATTCACTTCCGTACGGGCTGGCGTCGCCACGCTGGTGTGTAGAGTCGTGGCTCTAATGTTCTTCGCATTCCAGATTTCATCTCTATAGTATGTAGCACCGCAACTCTATCTGGTAGAGCCGCATCTCTAATTCTGGCTgattctttttttcttctctgtaaCTCTTAGGGCTGCGACTCTACACCATAGAGTTGCGACTCTAATTCCAAATTTTCACCAAATCATCAATTTCACCCCCAGTTTCATCCagtttccattccttagcccATTTAACACCGTTTCTTCAAGAAAAGTAGCGTGCCACTTCAAAAATTAATCCAGAATTTCAATCAAAATACTTCACCCATTCACTGTAATCCATTAGTACTCATGCTCATTCACTCATAACCAATAAATGTAAACAATTGAACCAATCTATGCATGCCAAATTCTCACCATCAATCCACTCAACACAATTATTCCATATGCTTActatacttactattctccactaatgtaaacaaatACACTCTTAAAATCAATAGGGCTTTACAACGCTTGTAAtagatggcttaggtaaaggtgaATGAGAAGACATTTCAGGCTCAAGTATACCATAAGCATCCAAACCAAGCAACCTATCCCTTTAACTCAACTTCACATCCCATTGTtacccctttttttttcttctttttcaagatTTGAGAAAAGTTGACTATTTAttcatcacttttttttttcaaattacatTCTCCCAAACTTAGATTTTTCAGTAAATAACTTAAGGAATGTAGTTTATTCTGAATTTATAatgtctttttctcttttttcttttttctttttttctcttcttcaatcTTTTTATGCACTGAGTAACCACATGTTTCTGCATATGTCCCTTAAACATTCGCTCCCCCCTCCAATCAAAAGATATGTTTTTATGCTCATGGTATAGGACAAAGGGAATAATGAATACACAGATGCAAGTATAGGCTCAAACAAGTGTTAACCAATGAAAAAGATCAATTGTAAGGCTCAAATAGGATAACTAAAGATAAAATACataagggttagcttgaaaggctcaatcgttcCAAAGATGGCCTATATCCTCTTCTTAAGTGTGTGTTgtttaggatttcgtctcaaatagcaagcaagcaagttctagaaaaaTTTCAACTTATACAATCCACAGTCCAAATTCAACATGCATATACAAAAAACAAATCCCACATTTATAGCTATGAACAATAGTTCAAACAAGTATGCAATTAACCACAGTGAAGCGACAAAGTATTACAATCAAGCACACAGATTGTTTTTATATGCACAACTCTTCCTTCGGATTATACAACATAGGGTTTACTCAATCTCATTGGCAACAAATTATCCACTTGATTTACACTCTAAAAATACCGTGAAAACTAGACTCAAACACAATAACAACTAATACTAAACTTGGAAAACAACAAAGAACTGCAAAGCTAAAAATAAATTCCTTCCCCCAAACATAAGACTAACATTGTTCGCAATGTTAAACTCAAATAAAAAAGAAGAGACTTACCTGAGACCCCATTGGATAACATAAAAATAGAGGAGTGGAATGGGAGTTGTGCTAAAAAAAATCTGATGGAAACCCTTAAATTGCATTTCTGGGTCCAATTGGCACCGCGACGCTGGTGtatagagctgcggctctaattcTGGCTTTTCTCAACACTTGCTCTTTGACTTCCCTAGATCTACGACTCTAATCTCTCCCAAAATCCTTACCTCCTCTGACTTAGGCAGCGCTGCAACTCTAACTCCTTGAGTCGCAGCTCAAATTCAAATTTCCTGGCTCCTCCCCTTCTGATCA
The Humulus lupulus chromosome 6, drHumLupu1.1, whole genome shotgun sequence DNA segment above includes these coding regions:
- the LOC133786160 gene encoding ribosome-inactivating protein gelonin-like → MVQVVVATWLCCWSIALGWASVLPTTASYGTATFNTTFKDASVGFYQLFMQSLRRELKSGTESYDIPVLRTKSAAVRDKQFVYVRLFNPSVSITFAIYALNSYVVAYQADAEKRCYFFKEAPTNSKTLLFNQCTKKVDVNLVTNYDTLGNRENTRLGFKALDLSLDVFKKFDSKDPTDELRQNLLVVIQMVAEAGRFKYIQTQLEQKGFEGGFFPRGDIISYENKWQDLSKAIQQSKDGKFTASVQLQNQDYSPRIVSTVAQVKADMGLLLNVATTMSEESFENTAATM